The following nucleotide sequence is from Chlamydiota bacterium.
TGGCAAATTGATTTTGAAAGCCTCAAAAACAATGTTAATCCTGACACCAAGGCGCTTCTCGTCGTTCATCCTAATAATCCAACGGGGTCTTACATCAAAAAAAATGAATTCTTTGAACTCATTCAACTCGCCCATCATGAAGAAATCGCCCTTGTCTCAGATGAAGTTTTTTTTGATTATGCAGTCGAGAGCAATGAAAAACACACCCGCCTTGCCGGAATCTCTGAAGTGCTTAGTTTTACCCTTAATGGCCTTTCTAAAATGGTGGGCCTTCCCCAAATGAAATTAGGTTGGATGGTTGTGAACGGTCCCCAAAAACTTTTGACTCAAGCCTTAGATCGTCTTGAAGTCATCACAGATACTTATCTTTCCGTGAATACCCCGATTCAACAAGCACTCCCGTGGATTATTGAAAATTGTAAAACGATTCAAAACCCCATCAAAATGAGAGTGTTAAACAATCTCAAATGGTTAAAAGAAAAGATCATTCCATTTCCTGCCTGTGAAGTTCTTAAAGTGGAAGGAGGTTGGTACGCCCTTTTAAAAATTCCAAAGACACGAAGCGACGAAGAATGGGTTTTAACGTTCCTAGAAAAAGAAGGCGTCTTTGTTCACCCCGGGCACTTTTACCAATTTGAAAAAGAAGGCTATCTGGTCATCAGTTTAATAGTACCACCTGAAACTTTTCAAGAAGGAGTAAGGAGAATTCTGAGTTACTTTTGATGATATTTACACGGATCGAAGCCGCCGGATTGCTTCTTCATAAATCTCATCATCACTCCGTGTTCCGACGGCAAGAATGAATACAAGAACCTCTCTTTTCACCACCCGTTAAATAACTCGATACTCATTAGAGTTTACCATTCATCAATATCTATGAAATCCTTAAGTTTAGACTTCTGATCTCTTTTTTGAGCAAGCATTCCAAGAATATAATCCTTAAGCAAGATCAATGGCCTCTTCTAATGGAGAATTCTTGTCCTTCACTCGAGCCTGGGGATCAATCCTTAATCCAGATAAACGATGCCCCAAATCTTTTTTGCCACTCATGGTTAGTATCCCCACTTCTTCACATACCCATTTTTAACAGCTTGAGTTACCCATAAATAGGTGACAATCATTCCTAGAAGGGCCGCAAAATAAGAAAGAGGTAGAGGAACAAACCCAAGATAACGGGCCACGGGTGAGAGCACAATTCCAAAACCAAGAGTCACAATCATGACAGACATCACAAGAAGAAACCGGCTCGACCGACTGTGGAGAAAAGGAGTTTTTGCCGTACGAATAACGTGAATGACCAAGGTCTGAGTACAAAGAGATTCAAGGAACCAACCCGTATGAAATGCATTTTCCGAAAATTTAAATAAGACCATCATGACGCCAAAGGTTAAAAAATCAAAAATAGAACTCACGGGTCCCAGCGTCAGCATAAACTTTCGAATCGCACGAATATCCCATGGCTTGGGCTTTTCTAAATATTCCTCATCTACAGCATCGGTCGCAATCGCCACTTGAGAAATATCATAAAGAAAATTATTGAGAAGAATTTGAATCGGAGCCATGGGAAGAAACGGTAAAACGAGGCTCGCCCCCGTCATACTGATCATATTTCCTAAATTAGAACTGGCCCCCATTTTAATATATTTCATAATATTGCCAAAGGTTTTACGCCCTTCCAAAACCCCATTCACGAGTACGAGCAAACTTTTCTCTAGAAGAATCATATCCGCCGATTCTTTTGCAATATCCACTGCATTATCGACTGAAATCCCTACATCCGCAGCCTTCAAAGACGGAGCATCATTGATGCCGTCTCCTAAATAGCCCACAATGTGGCCATTGTAATGAAGCGCCCGAATCACCCGTTCTTTTTGTAAAGGATCGAGTCTCGCAAAAACAGCGGTTTTTTTAACGGATTCTTGCAATTCAACATCATTTAATTTTCCAATTTTTTCACCCGTTGTAATTGAACTGACGTCTAATCCGACATCCCCGCATATTTTTTTTGTGACAAGCTCATTATCCCCTGTCAACACCATAAACTTGATGCCAAGCCTTTGCAAGCGATCCACCATTTTTTTAACACTGGGCTTAGGCGGATCTAAGAAAGCAACATAGCCTTTTAAAACCATGCCACTTTCATCCTCTTTGGTATAAGTTTCTTTTTTCTCGATCACATCTTTATAAGCAATAGCTAAAACCCGAAACCCTTCCATATTTAACATGTTGCACTCTTCTCTTAAGTCAGCTAAGAGAAGATGTTCCATATCAAAAATATCTCCATCCAATTCAAAACGGGTACATCTTTTAAAAATTTCTTCCGGAGCCCCTTTTGAAATAATTCGGTGATGGGCCTCCATTTCAACAACCACAGACATAATTCTCCGTGAAAAATCGAATGGGATCTCGTCAAACTTTGCAAATTCTTTTACGGCCAATTTCTGATGCTTTAAAATAGCCTTATCCAAAAGATTTTTAAGCCCTGTCTGATAATAACTATTCATGTAAGCAAGCTTAAGAACCTCTTCATTGGCCTTGCGAACCACATCACAATACCTTTCTAAAACGACCTTATCCAGGGTGAGGGTTCCTGTTTTATCTGTACAAAGAATATCCATGGCCCCCAAATTTTGAATCGCGGAAAGTCTTTTAACAATCACCTTTTTGCGCGACATAAAAATAGCTCCCTTAGAAAGATTAACCGCCACAATCATGGGGAGCATTTCTGGCGTCAGGCCTACAGAAACCGCCAGAGAAAAAAGCAGGGCCTCGGTCAAACTCCCTTTCAAAAGGGCATTAATGCCGAAAATGACTACGACCAAAACCAGCATGAAGCGAATCATGAGCCATACAAATTCATGAATTCCCTTTTCAAAACTGCTGAGAGGATTGACCGCAGCCAACTTTTGCGAAAGCTCGCCAAATTGGGTGAAAGCCCCCGTCTTAATCACTAAGCCCAAAGCAGTCCCACTCACCACACTGGAACCCATAAAGGCAATGTTGGTTAAATCTGCAACAGAATTTGATTGAGAGGAAGAGGGATAGGAAAATTTTTCGATGGGAAAAGATTCACCGGTCAATGAAGCCTGATTAATGAACAAATCCTTACAAGAGATCAGCCTTAAATCAGCCGGGAGCATATCTCCAGCATAAAGATCAACCACATCTCCCGGAACAATTTCCCTCATTTTAACTTCTTTTTTACGCCCATTTCTTAAAATCGTTGCTGTAGCTCTAACCATTTCACTCAACTTTTCTGCTTCTTTACCCGAGCGATACTCCTGGATAAACGAAAGAAAAATACTCATGAGAACCATCAAAAAAACAAGAAAGGCGCTGATCTTTTCCCCAAAAAAATAGGAGAAAAGACCTACAATCACGAGGACAATCACCAAAGGATTAAAAAATTTGGAAAGAATTTGCCATAGAAGCGTTCTCTTTTTCTTTTTTGCAGGCTCATTGTATCCATAAGTTTTCAGCCTCTCCCAAGCCTCAGGCTCCATCAACCCTCCCATCGAAGTATTGAAATGCTCTAACAAGGCTTCAATAGGAGATGAAGCAAAAAAACTTAAAGTCTGCGTTTGAGTCTTATTCGTTTTTGTCATAAGTCATATTCTTTAAGATTTTATTAATCTAAAAACAACCCCAATAAATTCGCAATTCGCAATCCGCAATCCGAAATTTTTTCACCTCCCCCAATCACGGGCATATCGAAAATCGCGATCAATGGTCCGTTGAGATATCTTTGCAATGAGAGGAAGACGACGCTTATATTGAGAATCTCTCATTCGGGAAAAAACTTTTTCCACAAAGGACGGATCAAATTTGGCTTGAGCCAGTTCTTCAGGAGAATATCGTTCATCTACCATGTGATAAAGAAGCTCATCGACCTCACGATAAGTAAAACCCAATTCTTTCTCATCCGTTTGACCGGCCCAAAGATCAGCACTAGGAGGTTTTTTCACAATATGCTCGGGTACTTTTAAATGCTCGGCCAACTGCCATACTTGAGTTTTATAAAGGTCTCCCAAAGGATTAATGGCTGAGGCCATATCCCCATACTGGGTCCCATAGCCTAGCAAAAGCTCCGTCTTATTGCTCGTCCCGATCACCAGAGCCTTAAGCTGATAAGAATAATCATAAAGAATCGACATACGTTCCCTCGACATTTTATTTCCCCTACGTACCTTGGAAATGTCAGGAAACAAATTAAAATAGGGATCGATCATGGGGGTAATTTCAATTTTCTCAAAATGAATTCCAAGCCTCTCAGAAACTTCTTGGGCGTCTCCTGAACTTTTTGGATCCGAACTGGCATAGGGCATGGCCAAACCCCACACATGACGAGGGCCCAGGGCACGAGCCAAAAGAAACGCAACCACGGCAGAATCGACTCCACCCGAAAGGCCTAAAATGGCCCGCTTAAACCCGGTTTTTTGAATTTCTTCCTTGAGGAATTTTTCGAGCATTTCCTCGACCAGGTTTGGATTGATTTTGAGCATATTGATCCCGAATTCTTGAAAGTTCATATAAAACTAAATCGATATTCTCATCCCTGAGAATCGGGCTCATGATACGACTGCGACGAATTTCACCCGAATCTAATTCAACGATTGAAAGGGCTTCGTCAAAATAAGGGGCCTTGACCAAAATCTCTCCCTTGGGACTCACAACCTCTGATCCCCCCCAAAAATTAATTCCCTCCTCAACCCCGCCTCGATTGACATAAATTAAATAAATGCCGTAAAGGCTCGCATAAAATCGATTCATTTCTTCCCACATCTGGGTGCTGTAGAGTTTATCCTGGGCCCCGACCCCACGACCCGGGCTTGATGAAAGAGCCAAAATAAATTTTGCGCCATCCTGAACAGCAATCTGAAGAGAGGTCGGATGCCACAAATCTTCGCAAATCAAAATCCCCGCTCGTCCAAATTGTGTTTCAAAGGAACGAATATATTTCCCCCTAGAGAAATAACGCTGCTCGTCAAACATCCCATAGGTGGGTAAATAGACCTTGCGATGAACATGCAAAACTTTCCCTTTTTCAAGATAAAGGGCGGAATTAAAAAACTCGAACGTATCCGTTTCTTCCACAAATCCAAAACAAATAGAAATTTTTTTTGAAAGTGCGATGAATGTTTTTAATGCCTTTGAGGAAGATTTAAGCGCCACTTCTGAAACCATATCCCTTAAAAAGTATCCTGTGAGACCCAATTCCGGAAAGACAATCAGTTGGGCCTTCTCTCGAATCGCCTTTTTAATTTTCTCTAAGAAAAGTTCTATATTCTGATCCAAATCCCCAAGTCGAGGACAAACTTGCGCCAAGGTAACCCGAAATTTCATACTTTTTTCCCATGTAAAGTTAAATCAGGCATATAAGACTTTTCTCTTTTTAAACATTCAAAGCTTAGATCAGCAGCCACTAAGGTAACATTCTATCCCAAAAATAAAAAAAACAGCTCAAAAAATATTTTATTCATTTCTTTATCTGAACAACATAGGATATAAAAGTAGTCAATGGTCCACAGTCAACAGTCCATAAGAACAATCTCTTTACAACTGTTGATGATGAAGACTATGTAGCCAGATGGGAAAATACAGTTCAAAGTAAAAAAGATATCGCATGAAAATATTACTTACAGGTGGAGCAGGTTATATTGGGAGCGTAACAGCAAAGTTACTGATTGACCATGGACACGAACTAACCATCATTGATGATCTCAGCGAAGGGCATCTAGAGGCCTTAGACCCACGAGCCGCTTTTGTTCAAGGAGATTTGGGAAATGCAGATGTTCTTCACAAGGCTTTCTCTAAAGACCCTTTCGATGCTGTGATGCATTTTGCGGGTTCCTGCCTTGTTCCTGAGTCCGTTGAACATCCCTCACTCTATTACCATAACAATGTGGTGAATGGCCTGCTCCTTTTAGAAACCATGAGAGAAAATGGAGTCCCTAAAATTATTTTTTCCTCTTCCTGTGCGGTTTATGGAGAACCTGAAAAAACACCCATCACCGAAATGACACCTCAAAAACCAACCCATCCTTATGGAGAGACAAAGTTCGCTTTTGAAAAAGCATTAAAATGGTATGCTAAAGCCTATGAAATAACAGCCATTCTTCTTCGCTACTTTAATGCAGCAGGGGCAACCGATCACCTGGGAGAAGATCACGCCACAGAAACACATCTAATCCCTAATGTCCTTAAAGCAGCCTTGAATGAACTTCCTTATGTCAATATTTATGGAACAGATTATCCAACACCCGATGGAACCTGCATTAGGGATTATGTTCATGTTTTAGATATTGCCCAAGCCCATATACTCGCCCTTGAACTAGAAGAATCCGAAAGCTTCAACTTAGGGAATGGAAGCGGATATTCTGTCCGACAAGTGATTCAAACAGCTGAAAAAGTGTGTGAAATGAAAATTCCAGTCAAAGAATGTAATCGCCGAATAGGAGATCCTCCCATTCTTGTCGCCAGCTCCCAAAAAATTCAACAGGTTCTAGGATGGATTCCGAAGCATCCCTCCTTAGAAGAAATTATGCGAAGCGCCTGGCGATGGACCCAAAAACATCCCAAGGGCTATGCGTCAACCAACGATAAAAATCCAAAAATCAAACATCAAAAATCAAAATTACAATGTAAAACTTAAAATGTTTCCCTTGCAATAGCATTAGAAATTTTGGATTTTAATATGTCATTTTGATTTTTGAATTTTGAATTTTAAATTAACAATGAAAACTGCCCCTCAGTAGCCAGAGACAGGTAAAAATATGCAAATAGAAATCAAGCCCCTTTCAACAATCGATGCAGTGATCGAAATCCCAGGCTCAAAAAGCTACACGAATAGGGCACTTCTCGTCGCAAGCCTGGCTAATGGAATCAGTTACCTGGAAGGATCCCTTCTTTCTGAAGACACGAATCTTATGATCAAGGCCCTTCAGCAAGTTGGAATTCCAATAACAGCGCAAGGTAATCATCTAACCGTGATGGGCAGGTCCGGTCGTATGGGATTAATGAAAGATCCTATATTTTGTGGAAATTCAGGAACAACTTTAAGATTTTTGGCAAGTTTTCTTGCCTTGGGTCACGGCTCCTATACCTTGGATGGAAATCCCCGAATGCGCCAACGCCCTGTCGGAGATCTTATTCAATCCATGAAAAAACTGGGCATCAAAGTGAGAGGGTCGTTAGAAGAAAACTACCCTCCCCTCGTCATTGAAGCAAATGGAATAGAGGGGGGTAAAACCACCTTAAAAGGAGAAAACTCAAGCCAGTATCTTTCAAGCCTCTTGATGAGCGCTCCTTATGCAAAGCATCCTGTCGAAATTAAAATAGAAGGAGATCTCGTCTCAAAACCCTATGTCGATATGACTCTCGATGTAATGAAGGCCTTTGGAGTAGAAGTTATTCATGACAACTATAAAAGATTTCGTATCCATACGCCCCAAAAATACAAACCCACCTATTATACAATCGAATCGGATGCTTCAAATGCCTCTTACTTTTTTGCAGCAGCCGCGATTACCCATGGAAAAGTCCGAATTAACCACCTTTCTTCAAAAACTCTGCAGGGGGATATTCGCTTTTTAGATCTGCTTCAACAAATGGGTTGTACAATTCGAAAAGGAACAGATTGGGTAGAAGTGATTGGCCACCCTCTCCATGCGATCGAAGCAGACCTTAAAGACATCCCTGACATGGTACAAACCCTTGCTATTGTGGCTCTCTTTGCAAAAGGGCATACACGAATTAAAAATATCGCCCATTTAAAAATCAAAGAAACGGATCGAATCAAGGATCTTGCAACTGAGCTCAAGAAAACAGGGGCTGATGTTGAGTTTGGAAACGATAATATCGCTATTTCTGCTGAACACCTTCAACCCGGGGTCATTGAAACTTATAATGACCATCGAATGGCCATGAGTTTTGCAGTTGCAGGGCTTAAAATAAGTGGGGTTAAAATTGAAAACGCCGAATGCGTGAAGAAGTCATTTCCCTCTTTTTGGGATCAATTCAAAACCCTATATCCGCCGGGCTGATTCGCCATTTTAAGACCAATCTTCCACAACTTATCCACAGCTTATCCACACCCACTTGAATTTGATTTGTATAACCCCTTCATCTCTAGTGCTTAAAAATTATTTCATGCTCAATCTCAAGATCAAAAAATGAAAGACTCTTTAATAACTTCATAAAAATTACTTTGTTCTGAAACGCATATTCTAAACTGAAACATCAAAATAAATTTGAACCGTTTCAAAGGAGTAAATTCTTTGAATCTTTAAATATTTCTCTTCAGTAAAAAAATGATTTAATTTTTTTCTTTTCAAAAAAATTTTTAGTTTTTAAAAATAAAAAGGCCCCGCTCTTAATCATAAAAATTCACATTTCCAAGTCGCTTGCTTATTTTTAAACAAAAATAAAATTCTTAATGAAAATAAAATTCTAATAACATATAAATCATAACTTACATAATCACAATAACTTACAACTAAATATTTTTTAATAAAATTCTTAAGATAAATTCTTGCTCATCTATTTTTCTTTAAGAAAAAAATCATTCAAATATCTTTTCACCTTCTCATAAAGCAATTCGTTATCAAAATTTAGCTTTCATAAAGAGAAAATCTTAATCTCTCCGATTAAAATTTAAAATCGATCGCTTAAAAAAACTCATGATAAA
It contains:
- a CDS encoding pyridoxal phosphate-dependent aminotransferase gives rise to the protein MKNLFSKRTNWNLEANPITKALQKRRDSQLPILDLTESNPTHCGFDYPTQELAQVLTQPQSFQYHPNPKGLLEARRAIAKYYQDQGHSINPEQIFLTSSTSEAYSFLFRLLVNPQENILIPRPGYPLFDFLSDLADVELKTYSLFYEKNWQIDFESLKNNVNPDTKALLVVHPNNPTGSYIKKNEFFELIQLAHHEEIALVSDEVFFDYAVESNEKHTRLAGISEVLSFTLNGLSKMVGLPQMKLGWMVVNGPQKLLTQALDRLEVITDTYLSVNTPIQQALPWIIENCKTIQNPIKMRVLNNLKWLKEKIIPFPACEVLKVEGGWYALLKIPKTRSDEEWVLTFLEKEGVFVHPGHFYQFEKEGYLVISLIVPPETFQEGVRRILSYF
- the mgtA gene encoding magnesium-translocating P-type ATPase yields the protein MTKTNKTQTQTLSFFASSPIEALLEHFNTSMGGLMEPEAWERLKTYGYNEPAKKKKRTLLWQILSKFFNPLVIVLVIVGLFSYFFGEKISAFLVFLMVLMSIFLSFIQEYRSGKEAEKLSEMVRATATILRNGRKKEVKMREIVPGDVVDLYAGDMLPADLRLISCKDLFINQASLTGESFPIEKFSYPSSSQSNSVADLTNIAFMGSSVVSGTALGLVIKTGAFTQFGELSQKLAAVNPLSSFEKGIHEFVWLMIRFMLVLVVVIFGINALLKGSLTEALLFSLAVSVGLTPEMLPMIVAVNLSKGAIFMSRKKVIVKRLSAIQNLGAMDILCTDKTGTLTLDKVVLERYCDVVRKANEEVLKLAYMNSYYQTGLKNLLDKAILKHQKLAVKEFAKFDEIPFDFSRRIMSVVVEMEAHHRIISKGAPEEIFKRCTRFELDGDIFDMEHLLLADLREECNMLNMEGFRVLAIAYKDVIEKKETYTKEDESGMVLKGYVAFLDPPKPSVKKMVDRLQRLGIKFMVLTGDNELVTKKICGDVGLDVSSITTGEKIGKLNDVELQESVKKTAVFARLDPLQKERVIRALHYNGHIVGYLGDGINDAPSLKAADVGISVDNAVDIAKESADMILLEKSLLVLVNGVLEGRKTFGNIMKYIKMGASSNLGNMISMTGASLVLPFLPMAPIQILLNNFLYDISQVAIATDAVDEEYLEKPKPWDIRAIRKFMLTLGPVSSIFDFLTFGVMMVLFKFSENAFHTGWFLESLCTQTLVIHVIRTAKTPFLHSRSSRFLLVMSVMIVTLGFGIVLSPVARYLGFVPLPLSYFAALLGMIVTYLWVTQAVKNGYVKKWGY
- a CDS encoding NAD+ synthase, producing the protein MNMLKINPNLVEEMLEKFLKEEIQKTGFKRAILGLSGGVDSAVVAFLLARALGPRHVWGLAMPYASSDPKSSGDAQEVSERLGIHFEKIEITPMIDPYFNLFPDISKVRRGNKMSRERMSILYDYSYQLKALVIGTSNKTELLLGYGTQYGDMASAINPLGDLYKTQVWQLAEHLKVPEHIVKKPPSADLWAGQTDEKELGFTYREVDELLYHMVDERYSPEELAQAKFDPSFVEKVFSRMRDSQYKRRLPLIAKISQRTIDRDFRYARDWGR
- a CDS encoding carbon-nitrogen hydrolase, coding for MKFRVTLAQVCPRLGDLDQNIELFLEKIKKAIREKAQLIVFPELGLTGYFLRDMVSEVALKSSSKALKTFIALSKKISICFGFVEETDTFEFFNSALYLEKGKVLHVHRKVYLPTYGMFDEQRYFSRGKYIRSFETQFGRAGILICEDLWHPTSLQIAVQDGAKFILALSSSPGRGVGAQDKLYSTQMWEEMNRFYASLYGIYLIYVNRGGVEEGINFWGGSEVVSPKGEILVKAPYFDEALSIVELDSGEIRRSRIMSPILRDENIDLVLYELSRIRDQYAQNQSKPGRGNARKIPQGRNSKNRV
- the galE gene encoding UDP-glucose 4-epimerase GalE, with the protein product MKILLTGGAGYIGSVTAKLLIDHGHELTIIDDLSEGHLEALDPRAAFVQGDLGNADVLHKAFSKDPFDAVMHFAGSCLVPESVEHPSLYYHNNVVNGLLLLETMRENGVPKIIFSSSCAVYGEPEKTPITEMTPQKPTHPYGETKFAFEKALKWYAKAYEITAILLRYFNAAGATDHLGEDHATETHLIPNVLKAALNELPYVNIYGTDYPTPDGTCIRDYVHVLDIAQAHILALELEESESFNLGNGSGYSVRQVIQTAEKVCEMKIPVKECNRRIGDPPILVASSQKIQQVLGWIPKHPSLEEIMRSAWRWTQKHPKGYASTNDKNPKIKHQKSKLQCKT
- the aroA gene encoding 3-phosphoshikimate 1-carboxyvinyltransferase — its product is MQIEIKPLSTIDAVIEIPGSKSYTNRALLVASLANGISYLEGSLLSEDTNLMIKALQQVGIPITAQGNHLTVMGRSGRMGLMKDPIFCGNSGTTLRFLASFLALGHGSYTLDGNPRMRQRPVGDLIQSMKKLGIKVRGSLEENYPPLVIEANGIEGGKTTLKGENSSQYLSSLLMSAPYAKHPVEIKIEGDLVSKPYVDMTLDVMKAFGVEVIHDNYKRFRIHTPQKYKPTYYTIESDASNASYFFAAAAITHGKVRINHLSSKTLQGDIRFLDLLQQMGCTIRKGTDWVEVIGHPLHAIEADLKDIPDMVQTLAIVALFAKGHTRIKNIAHLKIKETDRIKDLATELKKTGADVEFGNDNIAISAEHLQPGVIETYNDHRMAMSFAVAGLKISGVKIENAECVKKSFPSFWDQFKTLYPPG